One Micromonospora eburnea genomic region harbors:
- a CDS encoding DUF6188 family protein: MKVPTPLTGCRVDRTAFDHQVRLSLSALDPDEGYRVDAELAIETPFLLCDPHGQWHELDPGTGASLAPVLDLFGQTISSVEIHGKGALHLTFDNGAELHVGPDHHYESWHLTGTGVDPITVGPGEETAWQPPPQPEPHHTD; encoded by the coding sequence ATGAAAGTCCCCACCCCATTGACCGGCTGCCGTGTCGACCGAACAGCCTTCGACCACCAGGTCCGGCTCAGCCTCTCCGCGCTCGACCCCGACGAGGGCTACCGTGTCGACGCCGAACTGGCCATCGAAACTCCGTTCCTACTCTGCGACCCGCACGGGCAATGGCACGAACTTGACCCCGGCACCGGCGCCAGCCTGGCACCCGTCCTGGACCTGTTCGGCCAGACCATCAGCAGCGTTGAGATCCACGGCAAGGGCGCCCTTCACCTGACCTTCGACAACGGCGCCGAGTTACACGTCGGCCCCGATCACCACTACGAGTCCTGGCACCTCACGGGCACGGGAGTCGACCCGATAACCGTCGGCCCCGGCGAGGAAACCGCCTGGCAGCCACCTCCCCAGCCCGAACCACACCACACCGACTAA